One segment of Streptomyces sp. YIM 121038 DNA contains the following:
- a CDS encoding GntR family transcriptional regulator yields MTFGEQPAYLRVAGDLRKKIADGSLPPHTRLPSQARIREEYGVSDTVALEARKVLMAEGLVEGRSGSGTYVRERPVPRRIARTGFRGPGTSSPFRQEQAADGTRGTWESRSEQAEATGAVAERLGIRVGDRVMCTKYVFRDAGEAMMLSTSWEPLAVTGRTPVMLPEEGPLGGCGVVDRMAAIDVVVDNVAEEVGARPGLAEELLALGGVPGHVVLVVQRTYYASGRPVETADIVVPADRYRVAYHLPVR; encoded by the coding sequence GTGACTTTCGGTGAGCAGCCGGCCTATCTGCGCGTCGCGGGTGATCTCCGCAAGAAGATCGCCGACGGTTCGCTGCCTCCGCACACCCGGCTCCCCTCGCAGGCCAGGATCCGCGAGGAGTACGGCGTCTCGGACACGGTCGCCCTGGAGGCCCGCAAGGTCCTCATGGCCGAGGGTCTGGTCGAGGGGCGCTCCGGCTCCGGCACCTATGTGCGCGAGCGCCCCGTCCCGCGCCGCATCGCGCGCACGGGCTTCCGCGGCCCCGGCACCTCCTCGCCCTTCCGTCAGGAGCAGGCCGCCGACGGCACCCGCGGCACCTGGGAGTCCCGCAGCGAGCAGGCCGAGGCGACCGGCGCCGTCGCCGAGCGGCTCGGCATCCGCGTGGGCGACCGCGTCATGTGCACCAAGTACGTCTTCCGGGACGCGGGGGAGGCGATGATGCTCTCCACCTCCTGGGAGCCGCTCGCCGTCACCGGCCGCACCCCCGTGATGCTCCCGGAGGAGGGCCCGCTCGGTGGCTGCGGCGTCGTCGACCGCATGGCCGCCATCGACGTGGTCGTCGACAACGTGGCCGAGGAGGTCGGCGCCCGCCCCGGCCTCGCCGAGGAACTGCTCGCGCTCGGCGGGGTGCCCGGCCACGTCGTCCTCGTCGTCCAGCGCACGTACTACGCCTCGGGCCGCCCCGTGGAGACCGCCGACATCGTGGTGCCCGCCGACCGGTACCGCGTCGCGTACCACCTGCCCGTCCGCTGA
- a CDS encoding amidase, giving the protein MDDDDLCFVDAVELARMVRVGEVSAREVVGAQLGRVGRVNAGVNAVVSVDGEGALAAAGLADERLAGGGDVGPLHGLPVAFKDTHLTRGTRTTLGSRVFAEWVPDEDELIVARMRAAGAVGFGKTNVPELGAGSHTFNAVFGATRNPYDLGRSAGGSSGGAAAALAAGLQPLADGSDMGGSLRNPASFCNVVGLRPTPGRVPSYPAANAWDSLTVPGPMGRTVADVALLLSVIAGPDPRCPLSLDTPPAASFRAPLERDTRGLRVAWAPDLGGRVPVDPDVRDVLDRQGAVFEALGWRVEEDCPDLDGADAVFRTLRAQAFLLGLGPLLDEHRALLKASVVWNIEEGRKLTGADLAAATAGHTRILRAAAGFFERYDVLLAPVSQVAPFPVEWEYPRVVDGRAQETYIDWMRSASYVSLLGGPALAVPAGFTEAGLPVGVQIVGPPRAERAVLEVGAAFEAATGWGRRRPAV; this is encoded by the coding sequence ATGGACGACGACGATCTCTGTTTTGTCGATGCCGTGGAGCTTGCGCGGATGGTGCGGGTGGGGGAGGTGTCCGCTCGGGAGGTGGTGGGGGCGCAGCTGGGGCGGGTGGGGCGGGTCAATGCGGGGGTGAACGCCGTTGTCTCGGTGGATGGTGAGGGGGCGCTCGCGGCGGCCGGGCTGGCGGATGAGCGGCTGGCCGGGGGCGGGGACGTGGGGCCGTTGCACGGGCTGCCGGTGGCGTTCAAGGACACGCATCTGACGCGGGGGACGCGGACCACGCTGGGGTCGAGGGTGTTCGCCGAGTGGGTGCCGGACGAGGACGAGCTGATCGTGGCGCGGATGCGGGCGGCGGGAGCCGTGGGCTTCGGCAAGACCAACGTGCCGGAGCTCGGGGCCGGGTCGCACACCTTCAACGCCGTGTTCGGCGCGACGCGCAACCCCTACGACCTCGGGCGCTCCGCGGGCGGCAGCAGCGGGGGAGCGGCGGCCGCGCTCGCGGCGGGCCTCCAGCCGCTCGCGGACGGCAGCGACATGGGCGGCTCGCTGCGCAATCCGGCCTCCTTCTGCAACGTCGTGGGGCTGCGGCCGACGCCGGGCCGGGTGCCGTCGTACCCGGCGGCGAACGCGTGGGACAGCCTGACCGTGCCGGGGCCCATGGGGCGTACGGTCGCCGACGTGGCGCTGCTGCTGTCCGTCATCGCCGGGCCGGATCCGCGCTGTCCGCTGTCGCTCGACACCCCGCCCGCCGCCTCGTTCCGGGCGCCGCTGGAGCGCGACACCCGGGGGCTGCGGGTCGCGTGGGCGCCGGACCTGGGCGGACGGGTGCCGGTCGACCCCGACGTACGGGACGTACTGGACCGGCAGGGTGCGGTGTTCGAGGCGCTCGGGTGGCGGGTCGAGGAGGACTGCCCGGACCTGGACGGGGCCGACGCCGTCTTCCGTACGCTGCGCGCGCAGGCCTTCCTGCTGGGGCTGGGCCCGCTCCTCGACGAGCACCGCGCGCTGCTCAAGGCCAGCGTGGTGTGGAACATCGAGGAGGGCCGGAAGCTGACCGGCGCCGACCTCGCGGCGGCCACGGCCGGGCACACCCGCATCCTGCGCGCGGCCGCCGGGTTCTTCGAGCGGTACGACGTGCTGCTCGCGCCGGTGAGCCAGGTCGCGCCGTTCCCGGTGGAGTGGGAGTACCCGCGGGTCGTGGACGGCCGGGCGCAGGAGACGTACATCGACTGGATGCGGTCGGCGTCGTACGTGTCGCTGCTCGGCGGGCCCGCCCTCGCCGTGCCCGCCGGGTTCACGGAGGCCGGGCTTCCGGTCGGGGTCCAGATCGTGGGGCCGCCCCGGGCCGAGCGGGCCGTCCTGGAGGTGGGGGCCGCCTTCGAGGCCGCGACGGGGTGGGGGCGTCGGCGGCCCGCGGTGTGA
- a CDS encoding (deoxy)nucleoside triphosphate pyrophosphohydrolase, whose product MTERIMVVGAALYDGERRLLAARRSAPEELAGRWELPGGKVEPGERDEDALVRELKEELGVEAEVVDRVPGEFPLGRGYVMRVWRARLLAGEPRPLQDHDALRWLEPDELWTVEWLAADVPAVRALGLAGRGER is encoded by the coding sequence ATGACTGAGCGGATCATGGTGGTCGGCGCCGCACTGTACGACGGCGAGCGCCGCCTTCTGGCCGCGCGCCGCAGCGCGCCCGAGGAACTGGCCGGGCGCTGGGAGCTTCCGGGCGGCAAGGTGGAGCCCGGCGAGCGCGACGAGGACGCGTTGGTGCGCGAGCTCAAGGAGGAGCTGGGCGTCGAGGCGGAGGTCGTCGATCGCGTGCCGGGGGAGTTCCCTCTCGGGCGCGGCTATGTGATGCGGGTGTGGCGGGCCCGGCTGCTCGCGGGGGAGCCGCGGCCGCTCCAGGACCACGACGCGCTGCGCTGGCTGGAGCCCGACGAGCTGTGGACGGTGGAGTGGCTGGCGGCGGACGTGCCGGCCGTCCGGGCGCTCGGCCTCGCGGGCCGGGGCGAACGGTAG
- a CDS encoding MarR family transcriptional regulator, translating to MSDAVDAIVGQWEKERPELTDALWPVQLIARVQRAHRVLDREAKAFHARHGVETGEFDVLTTLRRSGPPYALTAGAFLKAAMVTSGAITNRIDRMEAKGLVRRVRDAADRRTVRIQLTERGKELTDTLMVEHLENYDRLLDGLDRDEVLRAAELLRKFLELHGDTSIT from the coding sequence ATGAGCGACGCCGTGGACGCCATCGTCGGGCAGTGGGAGAAGGAGCGGCCCGAGCTGACCGACGCCCTGTGGCCGGTGCAGCTGATCGCCAGGGTGCAGCGCGCGCACCGGGTGCTCGACCGGGAGGCGAAGGCGTTCCACGCCCGGCACGGGGTGGAGACCGGCGAGTTCGACGTCCTCACCACGCTGCGCCGCTCCGGGCCGCCGTACGCCCTGACCGCGGGCGCCTTCCTCAAGGCCGCCATGGTGACCTCGGGTGCGATCACCAACCGCATCGACCGCATGGAGGCCAAGGGTCTGGTCCGGCGCGTCCGGGACGCCGCCGACCGGCGGACCGTCAGGATTCAGCTCACCGAGCGCGGCAAGGAACTCACGGACACGCTGATGGTCGAGCACCTGGAGAACTACGACCGGCTCCTCGACGGCCTCGACCGCGACGAGGTCCTGCGCGCGGCTGAGCTGCTCCGCAAGTTCCTGGAGCTGCACGGCGACACGTCGATCACGTAG
- a CDS encoding ATP-binding protein gives MDPSLGWEVIGVLDTEGDCAEWDFPADPGAVRTARAVVRKQLGDWDLAPLGDVAVLLVSELVTNSLRYASGPIVVRLVRPEGPLGTLLVEVSDPVPDPPRERVAAPDDEGGRGIQLVARSSSRWGTRPGRRGTAGKTVWFELALPG, from the coding sequence ATGGATCCGTCGCTCGGCTGGGAAGTGATCGGCGTGCTCGACACCGAAGGCGACTGCGCCGAGTGGGACTTTCCCGCGGACCCGGGCGCCGTCCGCACGGCCCGCGCCGTCGTCCGCAAGCAGCTGGGCGACTGGGACCTCGCCCCTCTGGGCGACGTCGCCGTCCTGCTCGTCAGCGAACTGGTGACCAATTCCCTGCGGTACGCGTCGGGGCCCATCGTCGTCCGGCTCGTCCGCCCCGAGGGCCCGCTGGGCACGCTCCTCGTCGAGGTCTCCGACCCCGTGCCCGACCCGCCGCGCGAGCGCGTCGCCGCGCCCGACGACGAGGGCGGCCGGGGAATCCAGCTGGTCGCCAGGTCGTCGAGCCGCTGGGGCACCCGCCCGGGGCGCAGGGGAACAGCGGGGAAGACGGTGTGGTTCGAGCTGGCGCTGCCCGGTTAG
- a CDS encoding alpha/beta hydrolase: MVIRGLLAVLCLLDAALAVLVAAPLPRVPALVAAAVAVTSWSLVLVPPALLGLAAAVCAARRCPWWAGAAALTAFAALVYGVMPYAAAYRTAERHGASLDLGTYVSGGVNYAKTPARGRGITYARPGGERVRLDLWTLPERPAARRPAVVWVHGGGWNKGHRSQSPRWNRWFNARGWSVFDIDYRLAPRVTQLDQIRDVRCAVRWVRRHARTYGVDPERLVLAGSSAGGNLALAAAYAQAPSSHTPGAWRAAGTKSERRARSACAMRDRPVAGVVSLYGPTDMRRLIERTVLRADPLMPRLMGGSAAGAPERYRLGSPARLVHHRVPPTLLLHGGADRAVPVAQARDLARRLAVAGAPATYVELPWADHCFDVNWGGWASQVARAALGRFLDGIAGRPPRPAGVTGRTHERQLTGNHG; encoded by the coding sequence GTGGTCATCCGCGGGCTCCTGGCCGTCCTCTGCCTGCTCGACGCCGCGCTCGCCGTGCTCGTCGCCGCACCACTGCCCCGCGTCCCCGCCCTCGTGGCCGCCGCCGTCGCGGTCACCTCCTGGAGCCTCGTCCTCGTGCCGCCCGCGCTGCTCGGGCTCGCGGCCGCCGTGTGCGCGGCGCGGCGGTGCCCGTGGTGGGCGGGCGCCGCCGCCCTCACCGCGTTCGCCGCCCTGGTGTACGGAGTGATGCCGTACGCGGCGGCGTACCGCACCGCCGAGCGCCACGGCGCGAGCCTGGACCTCGGCACATACGTCAGCGGCGGCGTCAACTACGCCAAGACGCCCGCCCGGGGGCGCGGCATCACCTACGCGCGCCCCGGCGGCGAGCGCGTCCGGCTCGACCTGTGGACGCTGCCGGAACGGCCCGCGGCGCGGCGGCCCGCCGTGGTCTGGGTGCACGGCGGCGGCTGGAACAAGGGCCACCGCAGTCAGTCGCCCCGCTGGAACCGCTGGTTCAACGCGCGCGGCTGGTCGGTCTTCGACATCGACTACCGCCTCGCGCCGCGCGTCACCCAGCTCGACCAGATCCGTGACGTACGGTGCGCGGTGCGCTGGGTGCGGCGGCACGCGCGCACCTACGGCGTGGACCCCGAGCGCCTGGTCCTCGCGGGCAGCTCCGCCGGTGGCAACCTGGCGCTCGCCGCCGCCTACGCGCAGGCGCCCTCCTCGCACACACCGGGCGCATGGCGTGCGGCGGGTACGAAGAGTGAGCGCCGCGCGCGGTCGGCGTGCGCGATGCGTGACCGTCCCGTGGCCGGAGTGGTCTCGCTGTACGGGCCCACGGACATGCGGCGCCTCATCGAACGGACCGTGCTGCGCGCCGATCCGCTGATGCCGCGTCTGATGGGCGGTTCGGCGGCCGGTGCGCCCGAGCGCTACCGGCTCGGCTCGCCCGCGCGGCTCGTCCACCACCGGGTGCCGCCCACGCTGCTCCTGCACGGCGGCGCGGACCGGGCCGTGCCGGTGGCGCAGGCGCGTGACCTGGCCCGACGCCTCGCCGTCGCCGGGGCGCCCGCGACCTACGTCGAACTGCCCTGGGCCGACCACTGCTTCGACGTCAACTGGGGCGGGTGGGCGAGCCAGGTCGCGCGAGCCGCGCTCGGGCGCTTCCTGGACGGGATCGCGGGCCGACCGCCCCGCCCCGCCGGTGTCACCGGCCGGACGCATGAGCGTCAACTGACCGGGAATCACGGATAG
- a CDS encoding SPOR domain-containing protein, protein MNDGTVILPWLVIRQDDNGNRYRVGRYATKAEAQKIADSLDDRGHKQLYWIERLNQNGGR, encoded by the coding sequence ATGAACGACGGGACGGTCATACTTCCCTGGCTCGTGATACGGCAAGACGACAACGGCAACCGCTACCGCGTCGGAAGGTACGCGACCAAGGCCGAGGCCCAGAAGATCGCCGACAGCCTGGACGACCGCGGGCACAAGCAGCTGTACTGGATCGAGCGGCTGAACCAGAACGGCGGGCGGTGA
- a CDS encoding malonic semialdehyde reductase — MTAAAEPALAPHAQPALALAPHAQDLLFREARTANTFTDEPVTDEQIQAVYDLIKYGPTAFNQSPLRVVLVRTPRGRERLLKHMDEGNRAKTATAPLVAILATDHEFHEEMPRLVPHAPDAGRTYFSERAVREQSALLNGTLQAAYFIVGVRAAGLAAGPMTGYDAAGLRAEFLDDDHEPLMVVNIGRPGPDAWFPRSPRLPYDDVVTTV, encoded by the coding sequence ATGACCGCCGCCGCCGAGCCCGCGCTCGCCCCCCACGCCCAGCCCGCTCTCGCCCTCGCCCCCCACGCCCAGGACCTGCTCTTCCGCGAGGCCCGCACCGCCAACACCTTCACCGACGAGCCCGTCACCGACGAGCAGATCCAGGCCGTCTACGACCTGATCAAGTACGGCCCGACGGCTTTCAACCAGTCGCCGCTGCGCGTGGTGCTCGTCCGCACCCCGCGGGGGCGCGAGCGGCTCCTGAAGCACATGGACGAGGGCAACCGCGCCAAGACCGCCACCGCCCCGCTGGTCGCGATCCTCGCCACGGACCACGAGTTCCACGAGGAGATGCCGCGCCTGGTGCCGCACGCGCCCGACGCCGGCCGCACGTACTTCTCCGAGCGCGCGGTGCGCGAGCAGTCCGCCCTGCTCAACGGGACCCTCCAGGCCGCGTACTTCATCGTCGGCGTACGCGCCGCGGGGCTCGCCGCCGGGCCGATGACCGGGTACGACGCGGCGGGCCTGCGCGCGGAGTTCCTGGACGACGACCACGAGCCGCTGATGGTCGTCAACATCGGCAGGCCCGGCCCGGACGCCTGGTTCCCGCGCTCGCCCCGCCTGCCGTACGACGACGTGGTCACGACGGTCTGA
- a CDS encoding S8 family peptidase, whose product MAVTRHSRRRLTGAGPLALAAATAVALGVVSALPAAAQPSAPEGRIQYAGAPGSVANSYIVTLDEDAAKADSAKGRALATKHGAEIERTYKKVLNGYEVQASEAEAKKLAADPAVTSVVQNRTYKVAGTQPNPPSWGLDRIDQRNLPLDQKYTYPDKAGEGATVYIIDTGVRKSHQDFGGRAADGYDAVDNDNVAQDGHGHGTHVAGTVGGIAHGVAKKAKIVGVRVLNNQGSGTTAQVVAGIDWVTRNATKPAVANMSLGGPADSALDTAVRNSIAAGITYAVAAGNETTNANTRSPARVTEAITVGATTNTDAKASYSNFGTVLDLFAPGSNITSTWNTSDTATNTISGTSMASPHVAGAAALYVAENPTATPAQVSQALVSAATPNVVGSPGTGSPNRLLYVGGGGTNPPGPKFENGADFSITDNSSVESPITVSGVAGNAPSTLSVPVAIKHTYIGDLKVELVAPDTTAYVLKDFGVGGSSDDINTAYTVDASSETANGTWKLRVTDNADQDEGTLDSWGLQF is encoded by the coding sequence ATGGCAGTGACGCGTCACAGTCGACGAAGACTGACAGGTGCAGGCCCGCTCGCCCTGGCCGCCGCCACGGCGGTCGCCCTGGGTGTCGTGTCCGCCCTCCCGGCGGCCGCGCAGCCGAGCGCCCCGGAAGGCAGGATCCAGTACGCGGGCGCCCCCGGCTCCGTCGCGAACAGCTACATCGTCACGCTCGACGAGGACGCCGCGAAGGCGGATTCGGCCAAGGGCCGTGCCCTGGCGACGAAGCACGGCGCGGAGATCGAGCGGACGTACAAGAAGGTGCTCAACGGCTACGAGGTACAGGCCTCGGAGGCCGAGGCGAAGAAGCTCGCCGCCGACCCGGCCGTCACCTCCGTCGTGCAGAACCGCACCTACAAGGTCGCCGGGACCCAGCCCAACCCGCCGTCGTGGGGCTTGGACCGCATCGACCAGCGCAACCTCCCCCTCGACCAGAAGTACACGTATCCGGACAAGGCCGGTGAGGGCGCCACCGTCTACATCATCGACACCGGCGTCCGGAAGAGCCACCAGGACTTCGGCGGCCGCGCCGCCGACGGCTACGACGCCGTCGACAACGACAACGTCGCGCAGGACGGCCACGGCCACGGCACGCACGTCGCCGGCACCGTCGGCGGCATCGCGCACGGCGTCGCCAAGAAGGCGAAGATCGTCGGTGTCCGCGTGCTCAACAACCAGGGCTCCGGCACCACCGCCCAGGTCGTCGCGGGCATCGACTGGGTGACGCGCAACGCCACCAAGCCCGCCGTCGCCAACATGAGCCTCGGCGGCCCGGCCGACAGCGCGCTCGACACGGCCGTGCGCAACTCCATCGCGGCGGGCATCACCTACGCCGTCGCGGCGGGCAACGAGACCACCAACGCCAACACCCGCTCGCCCGCACGCGTCACCGAGGCCATCACCGTCGGCGCCACCACCAACACCGACGCCAAGGCCAGCTACTCCAACTTCGGCACCGTCCTGGACCTGTTCGCGCCCGGCTCCAACATCACGTCGACGTGGAACACCAGCGACACGGCCACCAACACCATCTCCGGCACGTCGATGGCCTCGCCGCACGTCGCGGGCGCCGCCGCCCTGTACGTCGCCGAGAACCCCACGGCCACCCCGGCCCAGGTCTCCCAGGCCCTGGTCAGCGCGGCAACGCCGAACGTCGTCGGCAGCCCCGGCACCGGCTCGCCCAACCGCCTGCTGTACGTGGGCGGCGGCGGCACCAACCCGCCGGGACCGAAGTTCGAGAACGGCGCGGACTTCTCCATCACCGACAACTCCTCCGTGGAGTCCCCGATCACGGTCTCCGGCGTCGCGGGCAACGCCCCGTCGACGCTGAGCGTGCCGGTCGCCATCAAGCACACGTACATCGGTGACCTGAAGGTCGAGCTCGTCGCCCCCGACACCACGGCGTACGTCCTCAAGGACTTCGGCGTGGGCGGCAGTTCGGACGACATCAACACCGCGTACACGGTCGACGCCTCCTCCGAGACCGCCAACGGCACCTGGAAGCTCCGGGTGACCGACAACGCGGACCAGGACGAGGGCACCCTGGACAGCTGGGGCCTGCAGTTCTGA
- a CDS encoding MFS transporter, translated as MSTVTVLGKAVPRPAAKGTAPVRAGQVPIGWLALLAAPVAAGANAPVLILPDMARSLGVATATATWLVTAFAWAMAAGTPLLAGLLRRRGLATVLRLSTALVLGGTALVAAAPWLPVALAGRAAQSLGGAGLVAIAMNLAGNARRMGVISSGFGILGAAGPLLGATLTDAVSWRLALAVSAVALVAVPVVARYAGQTPPAQGRFDARGATLLIALATALILLPTAPLPALAGALAAAVLLGAHVRRRPEGFVPARLLRSPLFVTSAVLGAALSTSYFTLLFTVPRLLQDRAGWTTGTIGTGQLVTLLIASAASWLLAAGSARMGRAAVRTVLIAVGVTAAVTAAFATSGALLLLAAGAAAFTATGANATLSVQAASAATDAQRPTAIGLFALSYQLGGAFGPGLATLLVLG; from the coding sequence ATGTCCACCGTCACCGTCCTCGGCAAGGCCGTCCCGCGCCCCGCCGCCAAGGGCACCGCACCGGTCCGCGCCGGTCAGGTCCCCATCGGCTGGCTGGCGCTGCTCGCCGCGCCGGTCGCCGCCGGGGCCAACGCGCCGGTGCTGATCCTGCCGGACATGGCACGCTCCCTCGGCGTGGCCACCGCCACGGCGACCTGGCTGGTCACCGCCTTCGCCTGGGCCATGGCGGCGGGCACCCCGCTGCTCGCCGGACTCCTGCGCCGCCGCGGCCTCGCCACGGTGCTGCGGCTGAGCACGGCCCTCGTCCTCGGCGGCACCGCGCTCGTCGCCGCCGCGCCCTGGCTGCCCGTGGCCCTGGCGGGCCGCGCCGCGCAGTCCCTGGGCGGCGCGGGCCTGGTCGCCATCGCGATGAACCTCGCGGGCAACGCCCGCCGCATGGGCGTGATCAGCTCCGGCTTCGGCATCCTCGGCGCGGCGGGCCCGCTGCTCGGCGCGACGCTCACCGACGCCGTGTCGTGGCGGCTCGCGCTCGCGGTCTCGGCGGTCGCGCTCGTGGCCGTACCGGTGGTCGCCCGCTACGCCGGCCAGACGCCGCCCGCCCAGGGCCGCTTCGACGCCCGCGGCGCCACGCTCCTCATCGCGCTCGCCACGGCCCTGATCCTGCTGCCCACCGCCCCGCTGCCCGCGCTCGCGGGCGCCCTGGCCGCCGCGGTGCTCCTCGGCGCGCACGTCCGCCGCCGCCCCGAGGGCTTCGTCCCGGCCCGCCTCCTGCGCTCCCCGCTCTTCGTGACCTCCGCCGTGCTCGGCGCGGCCCTGTCCACCTCGTACTTCACGCTCCTGTTCACCGTGCCGCGGCTGCTCCAGGACCGCGCGGGCTGGACCACCGGCACGATCGGCACCGGCCAGCTGGTCACCCTGCTCATCGCGTCGGCCGCGTCCTGGCTGCTCGCCGCGGGCTCGGCCCGCATGGGGCGCGCGGCCGTGCGCACGGTCCTGATCGCCGTGGGCGTGACGGCGGCCGTCACCGCGGCCTTCGCGACCTCGGGCGCCCTGCTCCTGCTGGCCGCGGGCGCGGCGGCCTTCACCGCGACGGGCGCCAACGCGACGCTCTCCGTGCAGGCCGCCTCGGCCGCCACGGACGCCCAGCGCCCCACCGCGATCGGCCTGTTCGCCCTCAGCTACCAGCTCGGCGGCGCCTTCGGCCCCGGCCTCGCCACCCTGCTCGTCCTCGGCTAG